Proteins found in one Mucilaginibacter gracilis genomic segment:
- the gmd gene encoding GDP-mannose 4,6-dehydratase, whose protein sequence is MKVALITGITGQDGAYLAEFLLNKGYEVHGVKRRSSLLNTDRIDHLYHDQHDSGLKFKLHYGDLTDSTNLIRLIQEVQPHEIYNLAAMSHVKVSFDTPEYTANADGIGVLRILEAVRLLGLTQKTRIYQASTSELYGLVQAVPQSETTPFYPRSPYAVAKLYGYWITVNYREAYNMYACNGILFNHESPIRGETFVTRKITRATSKIIYGLQDCLYLGNLSARRDWGHAKDYVEAMWLMLQQDKPEDFVIATGVTTTVREFVRMCFLQVGIEIEFSGKDANEKGVVIDIDEEKLLSMGLKPDTLRFGQTLVRVDEQYFRPTEVDLLIGDPTKANQKLGWMPKYNLEALVEDMMTTDMHLVKKDAYLKAGGYKPHNYFE, encoded by the coding sequence ATGAAAGTAGCATTAATTACAGGCATCACCGGGCAGGATGGCGCGTATTTAGCCGAGTTTTTATTAAATAAAGGTTACGAGGTGCATGGGGTAAAACGCCGGTCGTCGTTATTAAACACGGATAGGATAGACCATTTGTATCATGACCAGCATGACTCGGGTTTGAAATTTAAACTGCATTACGGCGATCTCACAGATTCAACAAACCTTATTCGTTTAATACAGGAGGTACAGCCCCACGAGATTTATAACCTTGCGGCCATGAGCCACGTTAAGGTAAGCTTTGATACTCCCGAATACACCGCTAATGCCGATGGTATTGGCGTGTTGCGCATATTAGAGGCTGTACGTTTATTGGGCCTCACACAAAAAACCAGGATATACCAGGCATCAACCTCCGAGTTGTATGGTTTGGTACAGGCTGTTCCGCAAAGCGAAACTACGCCGTTTTATCCGCGGTCGCCTTATGCGGTGGCTAAGCTTTACGGGTATTGGATTACCGTTAACTACCGCGAAGCCTACAATATGTATGCCTGTAACGGCATATTATTTAACCACGAAAGCCCCATACGCGGCGAAACGTTTGTAACCCGCAAGATTACGCGGGCTACCTCAAAAATTATATATGGCTTGCAGGATTGCCTTTACCTGGGTAATTTATCGGCCCGGCGCGATTGGGGCCACGCTAAAGACTATGTGGAAGCCATGTGGCTGATGCTGCAACAAGATAAACCCGAAGATTTTGTAATAGCCACTGGTGTTACCACCACCGTGCGCGAATTTGTGCGCATGTGCTTTTTACAGGTGGGTATTGAAATAGAGTTTAGCGGCAAGGATGCCAATGAAAAAGGCGTCGTAATTGATATTGATGAAGAAAAACTGCTCTCGATGGGTTTAAAGCCCGATACTTTGCGTTTTGGCCAAACCCTGGTGCGGGTTGATGAGCAATACTTTAGGCCAACCGAGGTTGACTTGCTGATTGGCGACCCAACCAAAGCTAACCAAAAACTGGGCTGGATGCCTAAATATAATTTAGAGGCCCTTGTTGAAGATATGATGACTACCGACATGCACCTGGTGAAAAAAGATGCCTACTTAAAAGCCGGTGGCTATAAACCGCATAATTATTTTGAATAA
- a CDS encoding thiamine pyrophosphokinase has product MSSHHIIREKQEPALLVLGLDNFADDLLGQLLEWSPTLMVTADTAEQLNAFGIKFDVLIGDDGEGNLQSDIKYISRGSGTIAQAALNYLTANNYPAVNIITDELLLSDYLPFAGGINIVIFNQNKKIYPVLNGFTKWKPAGDVIEIMSEADGLTFTGLALTGNNLYKTTHDGFFTLRFNTPSVFIAESIA; this is encoded by the coding sequence ATGTCATCCCACCACATTATTCGCGAAAAGCAGGAACCGGCCTTGTTGGTTTTAGGGCTGGATAATTTTGCCGACGATTTACTGGGGCAGCTATTGGAGTGGAGCCCTACGCTGATGGTTACGGCGGATACTGCCGAACAGTTAAACGCATTTGGTATTAAGTTTGACGTTTTGATTGGCGACGATGGTGAGGGTAATTTACAGTCGGATATTAAATACATATCCCGCGGAAGCGGTACAATTGCCCAGGCAGCCTTAAACTATTTAACCGCGAATAACTACCCGGCGGTGAATATAATAACTGATGAACTGCTATTGAGCGACTATTTACCCTTTGCCGGTGGTATTAATATTGTGATATTCAATCAAAATAAAAAAATCTATCCGGTTTTAAATGGCTTTACCAAATGGAAGCCAGCCGGTGATGTGATCGAGATAATGAGTGAAGCCGATGGTTTAACATTTACCGGGCTCGCATTAACGGGTAATAACCTTTATAAAACCACGCACGATGGTTTTTTTACCCTCCGGTTTAACACCCCAAGTGTTTTTATTGCCGAAAGCATCGCATAA